In Primulina huaijiensis isolate GDHJ02 chromosome 6, ASM1229523v2, whole genome shotgun sequence, a single window of DNA contains:
- the LOC140978624 gene encoding uncharacterized protein, with product MAEDLVLDTAIRNWVLIPLSVVMVLIGILRYFASKLIRSDQVPDIKMVKEGQVIIRARNLRAAANFIPEKSFRARRFYFSNEENGLLHVPKGQAQNPQAQMFSDPNMAMDMMKKNLSMIIPQTLTFAWVNFFFSGFVAAKIPFPLTQRFRAMLQNGIDLSTVDVSYVSSRSWYFLNLFGLRGLFSLILGEDNATDDTQRMMQMSGFGFDPTRSLSAEKDNLDIFQHDWALPKFEQRAEAVLKKLVS from the exons ATGGCGGAAGATTTGGTTCTGGACACGGCGATCAGAAACTGGGTATTGATACCACTATCAGTAGTTATGGTCCTCATCGGGATCCTCCGTTACTTCGCCTCCAAGCTGATCCGTTCCGATCAAGTTCCCGACATCAAAATGGTCAAAGAAGG GCAAGTGATAATCAGGGCAAGGAACCTTAGGGCAGCAGCGAATTTTATTCCCGAGAAATCGTTTCGTGCTCGCAGATTTTATTTCAGCAACGAG GAGAATGGATTATTGCACGTGCCCAAGGGTCAAGCTCAGAATCCGCAGGCTCAGATGTTTTCTGATCCAAATATGGCTATGGATATGATGAAGAAAAATCTTTCGATGATTATACCACAG ACGCTTACTTTTGCATGGGTTAATTTTTTCTTCTCCGGATTTGTAGCAG CAAAGATTCCTTTTCCACTAACTCAAAGATTCAGGGCAATGCTTCAAAATGGTATAGACTTGAGCACTGTTGATGTCAGCTATGTTAGCAGTCGTTCCTG GTATTTTCTCAATCTATTCGGGCTTAGAGGTCTCTTCAGTCTTATACTGGGAGAAGATAATG CAACCGATGATACACAACGTATGATGCAAATGAGTGGTTTTGGATTTGACCCCACAAGG AGTTTGAGTGCAGAGAAAGATAACCTAGACATCTTTCAGCATGATTGGGCCCTGCCAAAATTTGAGCAACGAGCAGAAGCTGTTTTGAAGAAGCTCGTCAGCTGA